The following proteins come from a genomic window of Brevibacillus antibioticus:
- a CDS encoding alpha/beta fold hydrolase, with protein MIHYKTYIRGEDYEWVTFVHGAGGSSSIWYKQLKAYKENFNVLLVDMRGHGKSKNIPGKLFQTYTFDDVSRDIIEVLDQVKIVSTHFVGISLGTIIVQIISEQAPERMRSMVLAGAVTHMNVRSQVLITLGNMVKHFIPYMWLYRLFAWVIMPSKRHKESRSLFIREAKKLCQKEFKRWFKLTKGINGFLGTLFDKEPPIPTLFIMGNEDHMFLPFVQMRVKKRQYAQLSLVADCGHVVNVDQPEEFNRISIGFIQKQSTIAQGMYAWNPA; from the coding sequence GTGATCCATTATAAGACATACATACGTGGTGAAGATTACGAATGGGTGACTTTTGTCCATGGGGCAGGGGGAAGCTCGTCGATCTGGTATAAGCAACTGAAAGCATACAAAGAGAATTTCAATGTTCTTCTAGTAGATATGCGTGGTCACGGAAAATCTAAGAACATCCCAGGCAAACTGTTTCAAACATACACCTTTGATGATGTCAGCAGAGATATCATTGAGGTCTTGGATCAGGTAAAAATCGTTTCTACCCATTTTGTGGGGATTTCCTTGGGGACGATCATTGTGCAGATTATTTCGGAGCAGGCCCCAGAGAGAATGCGCTCGATGGTTTTAGCAGGGGCTGTGACACACATGAACGTAAGGTCGCAGGTGCTAATTACGCTGGGGAATATGGTCAAGCATTTCATCCCGTACATGTGGCTGTATCGACTGTTTGCCTGGGTGATCATGCCGAGCAAGCGTCATAAAGAGTCGCGCTCCTTGTTTATTCGCGAAGCCAAAAAGCTCTGTCAAAAGGAATTCAAGAGATGGTTCAAGCTAACGAAAGGTATTAATGGTTTCTTAGGAACTCTCTTTGATAAAGAGCCTCCCATTCCTACCTTGTTCATCATGGGTAACGAAGACCATATGTTTTTGCCCTTCGTCCAAATGCGTGTGAAAAAAAGGCAATATGCACAGTTGAGTCTAGTCGCTGACTGCGGTCATGTCGTCAATGTCGATCAGCCGGAAGAATTTAACCGAATCTCCATCGGGTTTATTCAAAAGCAGTCGACAATAGCGCAAGGAATGTATGCATGGAATCCAGCATAG
- the map gene encoding type I methionyl aminopeptidase: MSIQNEHDLICLKRIGSIVAEAREAMIKAVRASVTTKELDRIGGEILAKYGARSAPNITYDFPGHTCISVNHIVAHGIPDDTVLQNGDIINIDVSAELDGYFADTGASIVVGEGEPKMQSLCECAEESLYKALDAAKAGSKLSQIGRIVHQEARKKGFTVVKNLTGHGIGKSLHEEPAYILNYYDKKDRRLLTEGLVLAVETFISTGTEYVEDGKDGWAIIAPDKSYVAQYEHTIVVTKGKPIILTA; the protein is encoded by the coding sequence ATGTCGATTCAAAATGAACATGATTTGATCTGTTTGAAGCGGATCGGTAGCATTGTGGCAGAAGCAAGAGAAGCGATGATAAAAGCAGTGCGGGCAAGCGTGACGACAAAAGAACTCGACCGGATTGGCGGAGAGATCTTGGCCAAATACGGAGCGCGATCTGCACCGAATATCACGTATGATTTTCCAGGGCATACGTGCATTAGTGTCAATCACATTGTTGCGCACGGCATCCCCGATGATACAGTTCTGCAAAATGGCGATATCATCAATATTGATGTCTCGGCGGAACTGGATGGATATTTTGCCGACACAGGTGCTTCAATCGTGGTAGGGGAAGGCGAGCCCAAGATGCAATCCTTATGCGAATGCGCCGAGGAGTCACTGTACAAGGCATTAGATGCAGCAAAGGCGGGATCGAAGCTAAGCCAGATTGGTCGCATTGTTCACCAGGAGGCCAGGAAAAAAGGCTTTACAGTGGTCAAAAACCTTACGGGCCACGGCATCGGCAAAAGCTTGCATGAAGAGCCTGCTTACATTTTGAATTATTATGATAAGAAGGATAGACGCTTGCTCACAGAAGGTCTCGTGTTGGCAGTTGAAACATTCATTTCAACGGGGACGGAATATGTGGAGGATGGCAAGGATGGTTGGGCGATCATTGCACCTGATAAGAGCTATGTCGCTCAATACGAGCATACCATCGTTGTGACGAAGGGGAAGCCAATTATTTTAACAGCTTGA
- a CDS encoding DNA-3-methyladenine glycosylase I has product MNRCGWVNQDPIYMDYHDHEWGVPVYEDRLLFEYLNLEGAQAGLSWYTILKKRENYRIAFDNFEAEKIVQYDEAKIEQLLTDEGIVRNRLKIRGVVKNAHAYLRIVEEFGSFSSYLWAFVGGKPIHNHFQEMKDVPASTEISDKMSKDLKKRGFTFVGSTICYAFMQAVGMVNDHVATCDLYQKN; this is encoded by the coding sequence ATGAATCGGTGCGGCTGGGTGAATCAGGACCCTATTTATATGGATTATCACGATCACGAGTGGGGAGTTCCTGTCTATGAGGATCGTTTGCTCTTTGAATATTTGAATTTGGAAGGCGCTCAAGCTGGACTGAGCTGGTACACGATCCTGAAGAAGCGGGAAAATTATCGAATAGCGTTTGATAACTTTGAAGCGGAGAAAATCGTTCAATACGATGAAGCCAAGATCGAGCAATTGCTGACAGACGAAGGCATCGTTCGAAACAGGCTGAAGATTCGCGGTGTCGTGAAGAACGCCCACGCGTATTTGCGGATTGTGGAGGAGTTTGGGTCCTTTAGCAGCTATCTTTGGGCGTTTGTAGGCGGGAAGCCGATTCATAATCATTTTCAGGAAATGAAGGATGTGCCTGCTTCTACCGAAATTAGCGACAAGATGAGCAAGGACTTGAAAAAGCGCGGTTTTACTTTTGTCGGTTCAACCATTTGCTATGCCTTTATGCAAGCAGTCGGCATGGTCAATGATCACGTAGCGACATGTGATCTCTATCAAAAAAACTAG
- a CDS encoding phage tail sheath subtilisin-like domain-containing protein translates to MTIQRERPGVTVELIAKAKERVVPKSGVVLVPYQAEWGVPDELVKLGSFEERLAQTFGKVDTVELAAEGGATILAYRMTNGAATKAAYEQADAIRVEALYPGLVGNELKVTITASTSEPGKKELQVTGPLQTEKFSFTDANELAAKTSQSNYVRVKKLGETAVTIVPETALTGAKSGTVALTSADSTKLFMAVSGADFDTMYLPFDDAAVQAAAKQFMSDRRKQNKKLSTLVIGGKAADEENMAKHIERSVAQNARFVVNSAIAGQHNNGKVYSSLEWAAWVAGMIAATPAHESLTAVVVPLKKALKDWGHTDILSALGSGTLIATRDGDVYIIESAVNTLAVLGTHEREDYGKIRVSMTLDQIVNDISQVGKKYKGKLGNNDLGGAVFVSAVNAYLTVREQQGAIDTGWTFTDQKNGIGDRRGFLLSAKPLDAIEYFDIDWEVL, encoded by the coding sequence ATGACCATTCAACGTGAACGTCCGGGTGTAACGGTCGAACTGATCGCAAAAGCAAAAGAACGTGTAGTACCGAAGAGCGGTGTCGTGCTGGTGCCGTATCAAGCAGAGTGGGGCGTGCCAGATGAGCTGGTGAAGCTAGGGAGCTTTGAGGAGCGACTTGCCCAGACATTTGGCAAGGTCGATACCGTGGAGCTGGCAGCAGAAGGCGGCGCAACGATTCTCGCGTACCGCATGACGAACGGCGCAGCCACTAAAGCAGCGTATGAGCAAGCGGATGCAATCAGAGTCGAGGCTCTGTATCCAGGTTTGGTAGGAAACGAGTTGAAGGTTACGATCACTGCCTCGACGTCCGAACCAGGCAAGAAGGAACTCCAGGTAACAGGCCCGCTGCAAACCGAGAAGTTTTCGTTTACGGATGCGAATGAGCTGGCAGCGAAAACGAGCCAATCCAACTATGTGCGTGTGAAAAAGCTGGGTGAGACTGCCGTTACAATCGTGCCAGAAACAGCGCTGACAGGAGCGAAAAGTGGCACAGTAGCGCTTACTTCAGCTGACTCGACGAAGCTGTTCATGGCTGTGTCCGGTGCTGATTTTGACACGATGTATCTGCCGTTTGACGATGCGGCTGTACAAGCGGCGGCGAAGCAATTCATGAGCGATCGTCGCAAACAAAACAAGAAGCTCAGTACGCTGGTGATCGGTGGCAAAGCGGCGGACGAGGAGAACATGGCGAAGCACATCGAACGCTCTGTAGCGCAAAATGCCCGCTTTGTCGTGAACAGTGCTATCGCTGGTCAACACAACAATGGAAAAGTATACAGCAGCCTGGAGTGGGCCGCATGGGTAGCGGGGATGATCGCAGCAACTCCTGCGCATGAATCGCTGACGGCTGTCGTCGTTCCATTGAAAAAAGCGCTCAAGGATTGGGGCCACACTGATATTTTGAGTGCGCTCGGCTCCGGTACGCTAATCGCAACCCGCGACGGAGATGTATACATCATCGAGAGCGCCGTCAATACGCTGGCGGTGCTAGGCACGCATGAGCGCGAGGACTACGGCAAAATCCGTGTCAGCATGACGCTGGATCAGATCGTCAACGACATCAGCCAAGTCGGCAAGAAATACAAAGGCAAGCTTGGTAACAACGATTTGGGTGGCGCTGTATTTGTTTCTGCCGTCAACGCGTACCTGACCGTCCGCGAGCAGCAGGGCGCGATTGATACAGGCTGGACGTTTACGGATCAAAAGAACGGCATCGGGGATCGCCGTGGCTTCCTCTTGTCTGCGAAGCCGCTTGATGCCATCGAATACTTTGACATTGACTGGGAGGTGCTGTAA
- a CDS encoding phage tail assembly chaperone, which produces MNKNKLEKFLAKANEQEPRKEITVTIDGDEWKVRQLNLSELRDCERMADKGEKTDWFLYNDARLVKATEHDFPWNQEELKKAYKVGTKYELVEKIFRDNPEGYTKLLNAVREVNASQTEEEAIEEAKN; this is translated from the coding sequence ATGAACAAAAACAAACTCGAGAAATTTTTGGCCAAAGCCAATGAACAGGAGCCGCGAAAAGAAATCACCGTAACCATCGACGGTGACGAGTGGAAGGTTCGTCAACTGAATTTGTCCGAGCTGCGCGATTGCGAACGAATGGCGGACAAGGGAGAGAAAACAGATTGGTTCCTGTACAACGATGCTCGTTTGGTGAAGGCCACCGAGCACGATTTTCCTTGGAATCAGGAAGAGCTCAAGAAAGCGTACAAGGTCGGCACCAAGTACGAGCTCGTCGAGAAAATTTTCCGCGACAATCCAGAAGGCTACACCAAGCTGCTCAATGCTGTGCGCGAGGTCAATGCCAGCCAGACGGAAGAAGAAGCCATTGAAGAAGCAAAAAACTAA